The proteins below are encoded in one region of Homo sapiens chromosome 2, GRCh38.p14 Primary Assembly:
- the DES gene encoding desmin isoform 6 (isoform 6 is encoded by transcript variant 6), producing the protein MSQAYSSSQRVSSYRRTFGGAPGFPLGSPLSSPVFPRAGFGSKGSSSSVTSRVYQVSRTSGGAGGLGSLRASRLGTTRTPSSYGAGELLDFSLADAVNQEFLTTRTNEKVELQELNDRFANYIEKVRFLEQQNAALAAEVNRLKGREPTRVAELYEEELRELRRQVEVLTNQRARVDVERDNLLDDLQRLKAKLQEEIQLKEEAENNLAAFRADVDAATLARIDLERRIESLNEEIAFLKKVHEEEIRELQAQLQEQQVQVEMDMSKPDLTAALRDIRAQYETIAAKNISEAEEWYKSKVSDLTQAANKNNDALRQAKQEMMEYRHQIQSYTCEIDALKGTNDSLMRQMRELEDRFASEASGYQDNIARLEEEIRHLKDEMARHLREYQDLLNVKMALDVEIATYRKLLEGEESRINLPIQTYSALNFRETSPEQRGSEVHTKKTVMIKTIETRDGEVLEVGAGD; encoded by the exons ATGAGCCAGGCCTACTCGTCCAGCCAGCGCGTGTCCTCCTACCGCCGCACCTTCGGCGGGGCCCCGGGCTTCCCACTCGGCTCCCCGCTGAGTTCGCCCGTGTTCCCGCGGGCGGGTTTCGGCTCTAAGGGCTCCTCCAGCTCGGTGACGTCCCGCGTGTACCAGGTGTCGCGCACGTCGGGCGGGGCCGGGGGCCTGGGGTCGCTGCGGGCCAGCCGGCTGGGGACCACCCGCACGCCCTCCTCCTACGGCGCAGGCGAGCTGCTGGACTTCTCACTGGCCGACGCGGTGAACCAGGAGTTTCTGACCACGCGCACCAACGAGAAGGTGGAGCTGCAGGAGCTCAATGACCGCTTCGCCAACTACATCGAGAAGGTGCGCTTCCTGGAGCAGCAGAACGCGGCGCTCGCCGCCGAAGTGAACCGGCTCAAGGGCCGCGAGCCGACGCGAGTGGCCGAGCTCTACGAGGAGGAGCTGCGGGAGCTGCGGCGCCAGGTGGAGGTGCTCACTAACCAGCGCGCGCGCGTCGACGTCGAGCGCGACAACCTGCTCGACGACCTGCAGCGGCTCAAGGCCAA GCTGCAGGAGGAGATTCAGTTGAAGGAAGAAGCAGAGAACAATTTGGCTGCCTTCCGAGCG GACGTGGATGCAGCTACTCTAGCTCGCATTGACCTGGAGCGCAGAATTGAATCTCTCAACGAGGAGATCGCGTTCCTTAAGAAAGTGCATGAAGAG GAGATCCGTGAGTTGCAGGCTCAGCTTCAGGAACAGCAGGTCCAGGTGGAGATGGACATGTCTAAGCCAGACCTCACTGCCGCCCTCAGGGACATCCGGGCTCAGTATGAGACCATCGCGGCTAAGAACATTTCTGAAGCTGAGGAGTGGTACAAGTCGAAG GTGTCAGACCTGACCCAGGCAGCCAACAAGAACAACGACGCCCTGCGCCAGGCCAAGCAGGAGATGATGGAATACCGACACCAGATCCAGTCCTACACCTGCGAGATTGACGCCCTGAAGGGCACT AACGATTCCCTGATGAGGCAGATGCGGGAATTGGAGGACCGATTTGCCAGTGAGGCCAGTGGCTACCAGGACAACATTGCGCGCCTGGAGGAGGAAATCCGGCACCTCAAGGATGAGATGGCCCGCCATCTGCGCGAGTACCAGGACCTGCTCAACGTGAAGATGGCCCTGGATGTGGAGATTGCCACCTACCGGAAGCtgctggagggagaggagagccG GATCAATCTCCCCATCCAGACCTACTCTGCCCTCAACTTCCGAG AAACCAGCCCTGAGCAAAGGGGTTCTGAGGTCCATACCAAGAAGACGGTGATGATCAAGACCATCGAGACACGGGATGGGGAG GTGCTGGAGGTGGGAGCAGGAGATTGA
- the DES gene encoding desmin isoform 2 (isoform 2 is encoded by transcript variant 2), with amino-acid sequence MSQAYSSSQRVSSYRRTFGGAPGFPLGSPLSSPVFPRAGFGSKGSSSSVTSRVYQVSRTSGGAGGLGSLRASRLGTTRTPSSYGAGELLDFSLADAVNQEFLTTRTNEKVELQELNDRFANYIEKVRFLEQQNAALAAEVNRLKGREPTRVAELYEEELRELRRQVEVLTNQRARVDVERDNLLDDLQRLKAKLQEEIQLKEEAENNLAAFRDVDAATLARIDLERRIESLNEEIAFLKKVHEEEIRELQAQLQEQQVQVEMDMSKPDLTAALRDIRAQYETIAAKNISEAEEWYKSKVSDLTQAANKNNDALRQAKQEMMEYRHQIQSYTCEIDALKGTNDSLMRQMRELEDRFASEASGYQDNIARLEEEIRHLKDEMARHLREYQDLLNVKMALDVEIATYRKLLEGEESRINLPIQTYSALNFRETSPEQRGSEVHTKKTVMIKTIETRDGEVVSEATQQQHEVL; translated from the exons ATGAGCCAGGCCTACTCGTCCAGCCAGCGCGTGTCCTCCTACCGCCGCACCTTCGGCGGGGCCCCGGGCTTCCCACTCGGCTCCCCGCTGAGTTCGCCCGTGTTCCCGCGGGCGGGTTTCGGCTCTAAGGGCTCCTCCAGCTCGGTGACGTCCCGCGTGTACCAGGTGTCGCGCACGTCGGGCGGGGCCGGGGGCCTGGGGTCGCTGCGGGCCAGCCGGCTGGGGACCACCCGCACGCCCTCCTCCTACGGCGCAGGCGAGCTGCTGGACTTCTCACTGGCCGACGCGGTGAACCAGGAGTTTCTGACCACGCGCACCAACGAGAAGGTGGAGCTGCAGGAGCTCAATGACCGCTTCGCCAACTACATCGAGAAGGTGCGCTTCCTGGAGCAGCAGAACGCGGCGCTCGCCGCCGAAGTGAACCGGCTCAAGGGCCGCGAGCCGACGCGAGTGGCCGAGCTCTACGAGGAGGAGCTGCGGGAGCTGCGGCGCCAGGTGGAGGTGCTCACTAACCAGCGCGCGCGCGTCGACGTCGAGCGCGACAACCTGCTCGACGACCTGCAGCGGCTCAAGGCCAA GCTGCAGGAGGAGATTCAGTTGAAGGAAGAAGCAGAGAACAATTTGGCTGCCTTCCGA GACGTGGATGCAGCTACTCTAGCTCGCATTGACCTGGAGCGCAGAATTGAATCTCTCAACGAGGAGATCGCGTTCCTTAAGAAAGTGCATGAAGAG GAGATCCGTGAGTTGCAGGCTCAGCTTCAGGAACAGCAGGTCCAGGTGGAGATGGACATGTCTAAGCCAGACCTCACTGCCGCCCTCAGGGACATCCGGGCTCAGTATGAGACCATCGCGGCTAAGAACATTTCTGAAGCTGAGGAGTGGTACAAGTCGAAG GTGTCAGACCTGACCCAGGCAGCCAACAAGAACAACGACGCCCTGCGCCAGGCCAAGCAGGAGATGATGGAATACCGACACCAGATCCAGTCCTACACCTGCGAGATTGACGCCCTGAAGGGCACT AACGATTCCCTGATGAGGCAGATGCGGGAATTGGAGGACCGATTTGCCAGTGAGGCCAGTGGCTACCAGGACAACATTGCGCGCCTGGAGGAGGAAATCCGGCACCTCAAGGATGAGATGGCCCGCCATCTGCGCGAGTACCAGGACCTGCTCAACGTGAAGATGGCCCTGGATGTGGAGATTGCCACCTACCGGAAGCtgctggagggagaggagagccG GATCAATCTCCCCATCCAGACCTACTCTGCCCTCAACTTCCGAG AAACCAGCCCTGAGCAAAGGGGTTCTGAGGTCCATACCAAGAAGACGGTGATGATCAAGACCATCGAGACACGGGATGGGGAG gtCGTCAGTGAGGCCACACAGCAGCAGCATGAAGTGCTCTAA
- the DES gene encoding desmin isoform 1 (isoform 1 is encoded by transcript variant 1) → MSQAYSSSQRVSSYRRTFGGAPGFPLGSPLSSPVFPRAGFGSKGSSSSVTSRVYQVSRTSGGAGGLGSLRASRLGTTRTPSSYGAGELLDFSLADAVNQEFLTTRTNEKVELQELNDRFANYIEKVRFLEQQNAALAAEVNRLKGREPTRVAELYEEELRELRRQVEVLTNQRARVDVERDNLLDDLQRLKAKLQEEIQLKEEAENNLAAFRADVDAATLARIDLERRIESLNEEIAFLKKVHEEEIRELQAQLQEQQVQVEMDMSKPDLTAALRDIRAQYETIAAKNISEAEEWYKSKVSDLTQAANKNNDALRQAKQEMMEYRHQIQSYTCEIDALKGTNDSLMRQMRELEDRFASEASGYQDNIARLEEEIRHLKDEMARHLREYQDLLNVKMALDVEIATYRKLLEGEESRINLPIQTYSALNFRETSPEQRGSEVHTKKTVMIKTIETRDGEVVSEATQQQHEVL, encoded by the exons ATGAGCCAGGCCTACTCGTCCAGCCAGCGCGTGTCCTCCTACCGCCGCACCTTCGGCGGGGCCCCGGGCTTCCCACTCGGCTCCCCGCTGAGTTCGCCCGTGTTCCCGCGGGCGGGTTTCGGCTCTAAGGGCTCCTCCAGCTCGGTGACGTCCCGCGTGTACCAGGTGTCGCGCACGTCGGGCGGGGCCGGGGGCCTGGGGTCGCTGCGGGCCAGCCGGCTGGGGACCACCCGCACGCCCTCCTCCTACGGCGCAGGCGAGCTGCTGGACTTCTCACTGGCCGACGCGGTGAACCAGGAGTTTCTGACCACGCGCACCAACGAGAAGGTGGAGCTGCAGGAGCTCAATGACCGCTTCGCCAACTACATCGAGAAGGTGCGCTTCCTGGAGCAGCAGAACGCGGCGCTCGCCGCCGAAGTGAACCGGCTCAAGGGCCGCGAGCCGACGCGAGTGGCCGAGCTCTACGAGGAGGAGCTGCGGGAGCTGCGGCGCCAGGTGGAGGTGCTCACTAACCAGCGCGCGCGCGTCGACGTCGAGCGCGACAACCTGCTCGACGACCTGCAGCGGCTCAAGGCCAA GCTGCAGGAGGAGATTCAGTTGAAGGAAGAAGCAGAGAACAATTTGGCTGCCTTCCGAGCG GACGTGGATGCAGCTACTCTAGCTCGCATTGACCTGGAGCGCAGAATTGAATCTCTCAACGAGGAGATCGCGTTCCTTAAGAAAGTGCATGAAGAG GAGATCCGTGAGTTGCAGGCTCAGCTTCAGGAACAGCAGGTCCAGGTGGAGATGGACATGTCTAAGCCAGACCTCACTGCCGCCCTCAGGGACATCCGGGCTCAGTATGAGACCATCGCGGCTAAGAACATTTCTGAAGCTGAGGAGTGGTACAAGTCGAAG GTGTCAGACCTGACCCAGGCAGCCAACAAGAACAACGACGCCCTGCGCCAGGCCAAGCAGGAGATGATGGAATACCGACACCAGATCCAGTCCTACACCTGCGAGATTGACGCCCTGAAGGGCACT AACGATTCCCTGATGAGGCAGATGCGGGAATTGGAGGACCGATTTGCCAGTGAGGCCAGTGGCTACCAGGACAACATTGCGCGCCTGGAGGAGGAAATCCGGCACCTCAAGGATGAGATGGCCCGCCATCTGCGCGAGTACCAGGACCTGCTCAACGTGAAGATGGCCCTGGATGTGGAGATTGCCACCTACCGGAAGCtgctggagggagaggagagccG GATCAATCTCCCCATCCAGACCTACTCTGCCCTCAACTTCCGAG AAACCAGCCCTGAGCAAAGGGGTTCTGAGGTCCATACCAAGAAGACGGTGATGATCAAGACCATCGAGACACGGGATGGGGAG gtCGTCAGTGAGGCCACACAGCAGCAGCATGAAGTGCTCTAA
- the DES gene encoding desmin isoform 5 (isoform 5 is encoded by transcript variant 5) translates to MSQAYSSSQRVSSYRRTFGGAPGFPLGSPLSSPVFPRAGFGSKGSSSSVTSRVYQVSRTSGGAGGLGSLRASRLGTTRTPSSYGAGELLDFSLADAVNQEFLTTRTNEKVELQELNDRFANYIEKVRFLEQQNAALAAEVNRLKGREPTRVAELYEEELRELRRQVEVLTNQRARVDVERDNLLDDLQRLKAKLQEEIQLKEEAENNLAAFRADVDAATLARIDLERRIESLNEEIAFLKKVHEEEIRELQAQLQEQQVQVEMDMSKPDLTAALRDIRAQYETIAAKNISEAEEWYKSKVSDLTQAANKNNDALRQAKQEMMEYRHQIQSYTCEIDALKGTMRELEDRFASEASGYQDNIARLEEEIRHLKDEMARHLREYQDLLNVKMALDVEIATYRKLLEGEESRINLPIQTYSALNFRETSPEQRGSEVHTKKTVMIKTIETRDGEVVSEATQQQHEVL, encoded by the exons ATGAGCCAGGCCTACTCGTCCAGCCAGCGCGTGTCCTCCTACCGCCGCACCTTCGGCGGGGCCCCGGGCTTCCCACTCGGCTCCCCGCTGAGTTCGCCCGTGTTCCCGCGGGCGGGTTTCGGCTCTAAGGGCTCCTCCAGCTCGGTGACGTCCCGCGTGTACCAGGTGTCGCGCACGTCGGGCGGGGCCGGGGGCCTGGGGTCGCTGCGGGCCAGCCGGCTGGGGACCACCCGCACGCCCTCCTCCTACGGCGCAGGCGAGCTGCTGGACTTCTCACTGGCCGACGCGGTGAACCAGGAGTTTCTGACCACGCGCACCAACGAGAAGGTGGAGCTGCAGGAGCTCAATGACCGCTTCGCCAACTACATCGAGAAGGTGCGCTTCCTGGAGCAGCAGAACGCGGCGCTCGCCGCCGAAGTGAACCGGCTCAAGGGCCGCGAGCCGACGCGAGTGGCCGAGCTCTACGAGGAGGAGCTGCGGGAGCTGCGGCGCCAGGTGGAGGTGCTCACTAACCAGCGCGCGCGCGTCGACGTCGAGCGCGACAACCTGCTCGACGACCTGCAGCGGCTCAAGGCCAA GCTGCAGGAGGAGATTCAGTTGAAGGAAGAAGCAGAGAACAATTTGGCTGCCTTCCGAGCG GACGTGGATGCAGCTACTCTAGCTCGCATTGACCTGGAGCGCAGAATTGAATCTCTCAACGAGGAGATCGCGTTCCTTAAGAAAGTGCATGAAGAG GAGATCCGTGAGTTGCAGGCTCAGCTTCAGGAACAGCAGGTCCAGGTGGAGATGGACATGTCTAAGCCAGACCTCACTGCCGCCCTCAGGGACATCCGGGCTCAGTATGAGACCATCGCGGCTAAGAACATTTCTGAAGCTGAGGAGTGGTACAAGTCGAAG GTGTCAGACCTGACCCAGGCAGCCAACAAGAACAACGACGCCCTGCGCCAGGCCAAGCAGGAGATGATGGAATACCGACACCAGATCCAGTCCTACACCTGCGAGATTGACGCCCTGAAGGGCACT ATGCGGGAATTGGAGGACCGATTTGCCAGTGAGGCCAGTGGCTACCAGGACAACATTGCGCGCCTGGAGGAGGAAATCCGGCACCTCAAGGATGAGATGGCCCGCCATCTGCGCGAGTACCAGGACCTGCTCAACGTGAAGATGGCCCTGGATGTGGAGATTGCCACCTACCGGAAGCtgctggagggagaggagagccG GATCAATCTCCCCATCCAGACCTACTCTGCCCTCAACTTCCGAG AAACCAGCCCTGAGCAAAGGGGTTCTGAGGTCCATACCAAGAAGACGGTGATGATCAAGACCATCGAGACACGGGATGGGGAG gtCGTCAGTGAGGCCACACAGCAGCAGCATGAAGTGCTCTAA
- the DES gene encoding desmin isoform 4 (isoform 4 is encoded by transcript variant 4) yields the protein MSQAYSSSQRVSSYRRTFGGAPGFPLGSPLSSPVFPRAGFGSKGSSSSVTSRVYQVSRTSGGAGGLGSLRASRLGTTRTPSSYGAGELLDFSLADAVNQEFLTTRTNEKVELQELNDRFANYIEKVRFLEQQNAALAAEVNRLKGREPTRVAELYEEELRELRRQVEVLTNQRARVDVERDNLLDDLQRLKAKLQEEIQLKEEAENNLAAFRADVDAATLARIDLERRIESLNEEIAFLKKVHEEEIRELQAQLQEQQVQVEMDMSKPDLTAALRDIRAQYETIAAKNISEAEEWYKSKVSDLTQAANKNNDALRQAKQEMMEYRHQIQSYTCEIDALKGTDNIARLEEEIRHLKDEMARHLREYQDLLNVKMALDVEIATYRKLLEGEESRINLPIQTYSALNFRETSPEQRGSEVHTKKTVMIKTIETRDGEVVSEATQQQHEVL from the exons ATGAGCCAGGCCTACTCGTCCAGCCAGCGCGTGTCCTCCTACCGCCGCACCTTCGGCGGGGCCCCGGGCTTCCCACTCGGCTCCCCGCTGAGTTCGCCCGTGTTCCCGCGGGCGGGTTTCGGCTCTAAGGGCTCCTCCAGCTCGGTGACGTCCCGCGTGTACCAGGTGTCGCGCACGTCGGGCGGGGCCGGGGGCCTGGGGTCGCTGCGGGCCAGCCGGCTGGGGACCACCCGCACGCCCTCCTCCTACGGCGCAGGCGAGCTGCTGGACTTCTCACTGGCCGACGCGGTGAACCAGGAGTTTCTGACCACGCGCACCAACGAGAAGGTGGAGCTGCAGGAGCTCAATGACCGCTTCGCCAACTACATCGAGAAGGTGCGCTTCCTGGAGCAGCAGAACGCGGCGCTCGCCGCCGAAGTGAACCGGCTCAAGGGCCGCGAGCCGACGCGAGTGGCCGAGCTCTACGAGGAGGAGCTGCGGGAGCTGCGGCGCCAGGTGGAGGTGCTCACTAACCAGCGCGCGCGCGTCGACGTCGAGCGCGACAACCTGCTCGACGACCTGCAGCGGCTCAAGGCCAA GCTGCAGGAGGAGATTCAGTTGAAGGAAGAAGCAGAGAACAATTTGGCTGCCTTCCGAGCG GACGTGGATGCAGCTACTCTAGCTCGCATTGACCTGGAGCGCAGAATTGAATCTCTCAACGAGGAGATCGCGTTCCTTAAGAAAGTGCATGAAGAG GAGATCCGTGAGTTGCAGGCTCAGCTTCAGGAACAGCAGGTCCAGGTGGAGATGGACATGTCTAAGCCAGACCTCACTGCCGCCCTCAGGGACATCCGGGCTCAGTATGAGACCATCGCGGCTAAGAACATTTCTGAAGCTGAGGAGTGGTACAAGTCGAAG GTGTCAGACCTGACCCAGGCAGCCAACAAGAACAACGACGCCCTGCGCCAGGCCAAGCAGGAGATGATGGAATACCGACACCAGATCCAGTCCTACACCTGCGAGATTGACGCCCTGAAGGGCACT GACAACATTGCGCGCCTGGAGGAGGAAATCCGGCACCTCAAGGATGAGATGGCCCGCCATCTGCGCGAGTACCAGGACCTGCTCAACGTGAAGATGGCCCTGGATGTGGAGATTGCCACCTACCGGAAGCtgctggagggagaggagagccG GATCAATCTCCCCATCCAGACCTACTCTGCCCTCAACTTCCGAG AAACCAGCCCTGAGCAAAGGGGTTCTGAGGTCCATACCAAGAAGACGGTGATGATCAAGACCATCGAGACACGGGATGGGGAG gtCGTCAGTGAGGCCACACAGCAGCAGCATGAAGTGCTCTAA
- the DES gene encoding desmin isoform 7 (isoform 7 is encoded by transcript variant 7), which translates to MSQAYSSSQRVSSYRRTFGGAPGFPLGSPLSSPVFPRAGFGSKGSSSSVTSRVYQVSRTSGGAGGLGSLRASRLGTTRTPSSYGAGELLDFSLADAVNQEFLTTRTNEKVELQELNDRFANYIEKVRFLEQQNAALAAEVNRLKGREPTRVAELYEEELRELRRQEQQVQVEMDMSKPDLTAALRDIRAQYETIAAKNISEAEEWYKSKVSDLTQAANKNNDALRQAKQEMMEYRHQIQSYTCEIDALKGTNDSLMRQMRELEDRFASEASGYQDNIARLEEEIRHLKDEMARHLREYQDLLNVKMALDVEIATYRKLLEGEESRINLPIQTYSALNFRETSPEQRGSEVHTKKTVMIKTIETRDGEVVSEATQQQHEVL; encoded by the exons ATGAGCCAGGCCTACTCGTCCAGCCAGCGCGTGTCCTCCTACCGCCGCACCTTCGGCGGGGCCCCGGGCTTCCCACTCGGCTCCCCGCTGAGTTCGCCCGTGTTCCCGCGGGCGGGTTTCGGCTCTAAGGGCTCCTCCAGCTCGGTGACGTCCCGCGTGTACCAGGTGTCGCGCACGTCGGGCGGGGCCGGGGGCCTGGGGTCGCTGCGGGCCAGCCGGCTGGGGACCACCCGCACGCCCTCCTCCTACGGCGCAGGCGAGCTGCTGGACTTCTCACTGGCCGACGCGGTGAACCAGGAGTTTCTGACCACGCGCACCAACGAGAAGGTGGAGCTGCAGGAGCTCAATGACCGCTTCGCCAACTACATCGAGAAGGTGCGCTTCCTGGAGCAGCAGAACGCGGCGCTCGCCGCCGAAGTGAACCGGCTCAAGGGCCGCGAGCCGACGCGAGTGGCCGAGCTCTACGAGGAGGAGCTGCGGGAGCTGCGGCGCCAG GAACAGCAGGTCCAGGTGGAGATGGACATGTCTAAGCCAGACCTCACTGCCGCCCTCAGGGACATCCGGGCTCAGTATGAGACCATCGCGGCTAAGAACATTTCTGAAGCTGAGGAGTGGTACAAGTCGAAG GTGTCAGACCTGACCCAGGCAGCCAACAAGAACAACGACGCCCTGCGCCAGGCCAAGCAGGAGATGATGGAATACCGACACCAGATCCAGTCCTACACCTGCGAGATTGACGCCCTGAAGGGCACT AACGATTCCCTGATGAGGCAGATGCGGGAATTGGAGGACCGATTTGCCAGTGAGGCCAGTGGCTACCAGGACAACATTGCGCGCCTGGAGGAGGAAATCCGGCACCTCAAGGATGAGATGGCCCGCCATCTGCGCGAGTACCAGGACCTGCTCAACGTGAAGATGGCCCTGGATGTGGAGATTGCCACCTACCGGAAGCtgctggagggagaggagagccG GATCAATCTCCCCATCCAGACCTACTCTGCCCTCAACTTCCGAG AAACCAGCCCTGAGCAAAGGGGTTCTGAGGTCCATACCAAGAAGACGGTGATGATCAAGACCATCGAGACACGGGATGGGGAG gtCGTCAGTGAGGCCACACAGCAGCAGCATGAAGTGCTCTAA
- the DES gene encoding desmin isoform 3 (isoform 3 is encoded by transcript variant 3) yields the protein MSQAYSSSQRVSSYRRTFGGAPGFPLGSPLSSPVFPRAGFGSKGSSSSVTSRVYQVSRTSGGAGGLGSLRASRLGTTRTPSSYGAGELLDFSLADAVNQEFLTTRTNEKVELQELNDRFANYIEKVRFLEQQNAALAAEVNRLKGREPTRVAELYEEELRELRRQVEVLTNQRARVDVERDNLLDDLQRLKAKLQEEIQLKEEAENNLAAFRADVDAATLARIDLERRIESLNEEIAFLKKVHEEDLLNVKMALDVEIATYRKLLEGEESRINLPIQTYSALNFRETSPEQRGSEVHTKKTVMIKTIETRDGEVVSEATQQQHEVL from the exons ATGAGCCAGGCCTACTCGTCCAGCCAGCGCGTGTCCTCCTACCGCCGCACCTTCGGCGGGGCCCCGGGCTTCCCACTCGGCTCCCCGCTGAGTTCGCCCGTGTTCCCGCGGGCGGGTTTCGGCTCTAAGGGCTCCTCCAGCTCGGTGACGTCCCGCGTGTACCAGGTGTCGCGCACGTCGGGCGGGGCCGGGGGCCTGGGGTCGCTGCGGGCCAGCCGGCTGGGGACCACCCGCACGCCCTCCTCCTACGGCGCAGGCGAGCTGCTGGACTTCTCACTGGCCGACGCGGTGAACCAGGAGTTTCTGACCACGCGCACCAACGAGAAGGTGGAGCTGCAGGAGCTCAATGACCGCTTCGCCAACTACATCGAGAAGGTGCGCTTCCTGGAGCAGCAGAACGCGGCGCTCGCCGCCGAAGTGAACCGGCTCAAGGGCCGCGAGCCGACGCGAGTGGCCGAGCTCTACGAGGAGGAGCTGCGGGAGCTGCGGCGCCAGGTGGAGGTGCTCACTAACCAGCGCGCGCGCGTCGACGTCGAGCGCGACAACCTGCTCGACGACCTGCAGCGGCTCAAGGCCAA GCTGCAGGAGGAGATTCAGTTGAAGGAAGAAGCAGAGAACAATTTGGCTGCCTTCCGAGCG GACGTGGATGCAGCTACTCTAGCTCGCATTGACCTGGAGCGCAGAATTGAATCTCTCAACGAGGAGATCGCGTTCCTTAAGAAAGTGCATGAAGAG GACCTGCTCAACGTGAAGATGGCCCTGGATGTGGAGATTGCCACCTACCGGAAGCtgctggagggagaggagagccG GATCAATCTCCCCATCCAGACCTACTCTGCCCTCAACTTCCGAG AAACCAGCCCTGAGCAAAGGGGTTCTGAGGTCCATACCAAGAAGACGGTGATGATCAAGACCATCGAGACACGGGATGGGGAG gtCGTCAGTGAGGCCACACAGCAGCAGCATGAAGTGCTCTAA